From the Martelella mediterranea DSM 17316 genome, one window contains:
- a CDS encoding TIGR03032 family protein, which produces MPADPSENNSAADGTAAPTGPDRADAPEARVDPAVLQTNVTCSRGFPQWLAMHNCALAFTSYQTGQLFLVGTLPNGSLSLHQRNFVRAMGLIGDAQRLLLAGLAQIWRFENVLAPNERANEHFDRLYVPRRGQTVSDLDVHELGIDAAGRLLFVNTKYSCLATDSVAHSFKPVWRPPFISRLAPEDRCHLNGLAMENGVPRFVTSVSTSDIVDGWREHRRDGGVVVDIETDEIVAEGLSMPHSPRLHDGALWFLDSGNGYLTRLDLESRTRERVAFCPGFLRGLSFHDGHALVGLSLARREGVFSGLNLQDELESRKAEAWCGLQIVNTANGDIVEWLRLEGGIKELFDVRVLPGVRCPMALPTFGPELASFITIEAPDQPLSERGWKPA; this is translated from the coding sequence ATGCCCGCCGATCCGTCCGAAAACAACAGTGCCGCCGACGGCACCGCCGCGCCGACCGGGCCGGACCGCGCAGATGCGCCCGAGGCGCGGGTGGATCCCGCCGTGCTGCAGACCAATGTGACCTGTTCGCGGGGCTTTCCGCAGTGGCTTGCCATGCACAATTGCGCGCTGGCGTTTACCTCCTACCAGACCGGCCAGCTTTTTCTTGTCGGCACGCTGCCCAACGGATCGCTCTCGCTGCACCAGCGCAATTTCGTCCGGGCCATGGGGTTGATCGGCGATGCCCAGCGCCTGCTGCTGGCCGGCCTTGCCCAGATCTGGCGTTTTGAGAACGTGCTGGCGCCCAACGAGCGCGCCAACGAGCATTTCGACAGGCTCTACGTGCCGCGCCGCGGCCAGACGGTGTCCGATCTCGATGTCCATGAGCTGGGCATCGACGCCGCCGGCCGGCTGCTTTTCGTCAACACCAAATATTCGTGTCTGGCGACCGACAGCGTCGCCCATTCGTTCAAGCCAGTCTGGCGCCCGCCCTTCATCTCCCGGCTGGCCCCGGAAGATCGCTGCCACCTGAACGGACTTGCGATGGAAAACGGCGTTCCGCGCTTTGTCACCTCGGTCTCGACCTCGGACATCGTCGACGGCTGGCGCGAGCATCGCCGCGATGGCGGCGTGGTCGTCGATATCGAAACGGACGAGATTGTCGCCGAAGGCCTGTCTATGCCGCATTCCCCGCGCCTGCACGACGGCGCGCTGTGGTTTCTCGATTCCGGCAATGGCTATCTCACCCGGCTGGACCTTGAAAGCAGGACGCGCGAGCGCGTCGCCTTCTGTCCCGGCTTCCTGCGTGGCCTGTCCTTCCATGACGGCCATGCCCTGGTCGGGCTTTCGCTGGCGCGGCGCGAGGGTGTGTTTTCCGGGCTCAATCTCCAGGACGAGCTGGAAAGCCGCAAGGCCGAGGCCTGGTGCGGGCTGCAGATCGTCAACACCGCCAATGGCGATATCGTGGAATGGCTGCGCCTCGAGGGCGGGATCAAGGAACTCTTCGACGTGCGGGTCCTGCCGGGCGTCCGCTGCCCGATGGCGCTGCCGACCTTCGGCCCCGAACTCGCCAGCTTCATCACCATCGAAGCCCCGGATCAGCCCTTGTCGGAACGCGGCTGGAAACCGGCCTGA
- the cysG gene encoding siroheme synthase CysG, whose protein sequence is MATGRAKAPARMEDLAVLPLFFRLKGKAVLVAGGSDAAAWKAELMAATGADVTAFLGREAADAALLALEADGRVRLSGADWSAADWTAFELALGDCVDEEEAQAFRARAKAEGVPVNVIDKPDYCDFQFGSIVNRSPVVVGISTDGAAPILGQAIRRRIETLLPKSLKDWAGLAAGLRDGVNARLKPGGQRRAFWEHFVDLSFSGISGPDDGAADRLLARATQVAASPQTGSVTLVGAGPGDPELLTLKAMRALQSADVILFDDLIAPEILELARREAKRMLVGKRGGRTSCRQEDINRMMLDLARAGKRVVRLKSGDPSVFGRSGEEISALREAGIPVSVIPGITAASALAAGTTTSLTHRDCAQSVRFVTGHSKKGALPQDIDWRAIADPTTTTMFYMGGRTAGEIATRLIAEGLSPETPVLIASNISRPDERRWHGTLAGLGEGMAEIGHDNPVLFGVGRVFAKTVAVSDRQALVPRYLKEARPLPATVYSNSR, encoded by the coding sequence ATGGCCACCGGACGCGCAAAAGCACCCGCCCGCATGGAGGACCTAGCCGTCCTGCCGCTGTTCTTCCGGCTGAAGGGCAAGGCGGTACTGGTCGCTGGCGGCAGTGATGCCGCTGCCTGGAAGGCCGAATTGATGGCCGCCACGGGTGCCGATGTGACGGCGTTTCTGGGACGCGAGGCCGCCGACGCGGCGCTGCTTGCGCTGGAGGCCGATGGTCGGGTGCGCCTTTCCGGGGCGGACTGGTCGGCTGCCGATTGGACGGCGTTTGAGCTGGCGCTCGGAGACTGTGTGGATGAGGAGGAAGCGCAGGCCTTCCGCGCGCGGGCGAAGGCGGAAGGTGTGCCGGTCAACGTCATCGACAAACCGGACTATTGCGACTTCCAGTTCGGCTCGATCGTCAACCGCTCGCCGGTCGTCGTCGGCATTTCCACCGACGGCGCGGCCCCCATTCTGGGCCAGGCGATCCGGCGGCGGATCGAAACGCTGCTGCCGAAATCTCTGAAAGACTGGGCCGGGCTTGCTGCCGGTTTGCGTGACGGGGTGAATGCCAGACTGAAGCCGGGCGGCCAGCGCCGGGCCTTCTGGGAGCATTTCGTCGACCTGAGTTTTTCTGGTATCTCCGGCCCTGATGATGGTGCAGCCGACCGGCTTCTGGCGCGCGCGACGCAGGTCGCGGCCTCTCCGCAAACCGGCAGCGTCACGCTTGTCGGCGCCGGGCCGGGCGATCCCGAGCTTCTGACGCTGAAGGCCATGCGCGCGCTGCAATCGGCCGATGTCATCCTGTTCGACGACCTGATCGCGCCGGAAATCCTCGAACTGGCGCGACGCGAGGCGAAGCGCATGCTGGTCGGAAAACGCGGCGGACGGACAAGCTGCCGGCAGGAGGACATCAACCGGATGATGCTCGATCTGGCGCGGGCCGGAAAACGCGTCGTGCGACTGAAATCGGGCGACCCTTCCGTCTTCGGGCGGTCCGGCGAGGAGATCTCAGCCCTTCGCGAAGCGGGCATTCCTGTTTCCGTCATCCCCGGCATCACCGCCGCAAGCGCGCTCGCCGCCGGCACGACAACCTCGCTCACCCACCGCGATTGCGCCCAGTCTGTCCGCTTCGTCACCGGGCACTCGAAAAAGGGTGCGCTGCCGCAAGACATCGACTGGCGCGCCATCGCCGACCCGACGACGACCACGATGTTCTACATGGGCGGCCGCACCGCCGGCGAAATCGCAACACGGCTGATCGCCGAAGGGCTTTCGCCGGAAACCCCGGTCCTGATCGCTTCCAACATCAGCCGACCGGACGAAAGACGCTGGCACGGCACGCTTGCGGGTCTGGGCGAGGGCATGGCTGAAATCGGCCATGACAACCCGGTCCTGTTCGGCGTCGGCCGGGTCTTTGCAAAGACCGTCGCGGTTAGCGACAGGCAGGCTTTAGTGCCGCGTTATCTCAAGGAAGCTCGGCCTTTGCCGGCGACGGTTTATAGCAATTCCAGGTGA
- the nirD gene encoding nitrite reductase small subunit NirD, with protein MSNDFIAIGRIEDIPRRGARCVNTAFGRIAVFRTAEDEVFAIDDRCPHKDGPLSEGIVHGRAVTCPLHNMVISLESGSALGADEGAVQTYPIQVEDGRLFIALSALPMAAE; from the coding sequence ATGAGCAACGATTTCATCGCTATCGGCCGTATTGAAGATATCCCGCGGCGCGGCGCGCGCTGCGTGAACACCGCTTTCGGCCGCATCGCGGTGTTCCGCACGGCGGAAGACGAGGTCTTCGCCATCGACGACCGTTGCCCGCACAAGGACGGCCCGCTTTCAGAGGGTATTGTGCACGGAAGGGCCGTGACCTGCCCCTTGCATAATATGGTGATTTCGCTGGAAAGCGGTTCGGCGCTCGGGGCGGATGAGGGCGCGGTGCAGACCTATCCCATACAGGTCGAGGACGGGCGGCTGTTCATTGCGCTCTCCGCGCTGCCGATGGCGGCGGAATAG
- the nirB gene encoding nitrite reductase large subunit NirB encodes MAQKLVIIGNGMAPGRMLEELFERAPGLYDVTIFNAEPRVNYDRIMLSPVLSGEKTYEDIIIHGDDWYEEHGVTLHRGAKVAKIDREAKAVTAENGVTASYDRLVIATGSSPFIIPVPGHDLPGVLAYRDLDDVDRMLKIAEGQGHAVVIGGGLLGLEAAYGLKQRGMSVTVLHLMDTIMERQLDPAAAYLLEKALDDRGIEIITKANTKQILGSGKVEGVELEDGRIISADMVVMAVGIRPAAALAKDAGLETNRGIVVDDGMATSDPSIFALGECAEHRGVCYGLVAPLYESAIVLADRLAGGAAEYKGSHVNTKLKVTGIKLFSAGDFAEGPDREEVVLRDATRGVYKRVILKDNRVIGAVLYGDTADGAWYFEMLKRGTDVSEMRETLIYGQAYQGGGAADPAAAVAALPDDAEICGCNGICKGKIVTAIKDKGLTSLDDVRAHTKASASCGTCTGLVEQLMALTLGDAYNPAAVQPVCGCTDLGHDDVRRLIRAKGLKTIPAVMQELEWKTSCGCAKCRPALNYYLVCDWPGEYADDYQSRFINERVHANIQKDGTYSVVPRMWGGVTSSKELRAIADVVDKYEIPTVKCTGGQRIDMLGVKKEDLPAVWADLGKAGFVSGQAYAKGLRTVKTCVGSDWCRFGTQDSTGLGIRLEKFMWGSWTPAKLKLAVSGCPRNCAEATCKDIGVICVDSGFEIHFAGAAGLEIRGTEVLGMVKTEDEALEHIVALTQMYREQGRYLERIYKWAKRIGYDEVRAQIMDDADKRKAYFERFVESQKYAQVDPWSERVSGKDKHEFKPMAVVGQTEPAE; translated from the coding sequence ATGGCCCAGAAACTTGTCATCATCGGAAACGGCATGGCGCCCGGGCGCATGCTCGAAGAGCTGTTCGAGCGCGCCCCCGGCCTCTATGACGTCACCATCTTCAACGCCGAACCCCGGGTGAACTACGACCGCATCATGCTGTCGCCCGTGCTCTCGGGCGAAAAGACCTATGAAGACATCATCATCCATGGCGATGACTGGTACGAGGAACACGGCGTGACGCTGCATCGCGGCGCGAAGGTTGCGAAGATCGACCGGGAGGCGAAGGCCGTCACCGCCGAAAACGGCGTAACGGCCTCTTATGACCGGCTGGTGATCGCCACCGGTTCCTCGCCCTTCATCATCCCCGTGCCGGGCCACGATCTGCCGGGCGTGCTGGCCTATCGCGATCTGGATGACGTTGACCGGATGCTGAAGATCGCCGAAGGGCAGGGCCATGCGGTCGTCATCGGCGGCGGGCTTCTGGGGCTTGAAGCGGCCTACGGGCTGAAGCAGCGCGGCATGAGCGTCACTGTGCTGCACCTGATGGACACGATCATGGAGCGCCAGCTCGATCCGGCAGCCGCCTACCTGCTGGAAAAGGCGCTCGACGATCGCGGCATCGAGATCATCACCAAGGCCAATACCAAACAGATTCTCGGGAGCGGCAAAGTCGAAGGCGTCGAGCTGGAGGATGGCCGCATCATCTCCGCCGACATGGTGGTGATGGCGGTGGGCATCCGCCCGGCGGCGGCGCTCGCCAAGGATGCTGGACTGGAAACCAATCGCGGCATCGTCGTCGATGACGGCATGGCGACCTCCGATCCTTCGATCTTCGCGCTCGGCGAATGCGCTGAACATCGCGGCGTCTGTTACGGTCTCGTCGCGCCCCTCTATGAGAGCGCCATCGTGCTTGCCGACCGGCTTGCCGGTGGCGCGGCCGAATACAAGGGATCGCATGTCAACACCAAGCTGAAGGTCACCGGCATCAAGCTGTTTTCGGCCGGCGATTTCGCCGAGGGGCCGGACCGCGAGGAGGTGGTGCTGCGCGATGCCACGCGCGGCGTCTACAAGCGCGTCATCCTGAAGGACAACCGCGTGATCGGCGCCGTGCTTTACGGCGACACCGCCGATGGCGCCTGGTATTTCGAAATGCTGAAGCGCGGAACCGATGTCTCGGAAATGCGCGAGACGCTGATCTACGGCCAGGCCTATCAGGGCGGTGGCGCTGCCGATCCGGCGGCGGCCGTCGCGGCGCTTCCGGATGATGCGGAAATCTGCGGCTGCAACGGTATCTGCAAGGGCAAGATCGTCACCGCGATCAAGGACAAGGGCCTGACCTCGCTCGACGATGTCCGCGCCCACACGAAGGCCTCGGCGTCGTGCGGCACCTGCACCGGGCTGGTCGAGCAGCTGATGGCGCTGACGCTGGGGGATGCCTATAACCCTGCGGCCGTCCAGCCGGTTTGCGGCTGCACCGATCTCGGCCATGACGATGTCCGGCGCCTGATCCGCGCCAAGGGGTTGAAGACCATCCCCGCCGTGATGCAGGAGCTTGAATGGAAAACCTCCTGCGGCTGCGCCAAATGCCGTCCGGCGCTCAATTACTATCTCGTCTGCGACTGGCCCGGCGAATATGCCGACGACTATCAGTCACGCTTCATCAACGAGCGCGTCCACGCCAATATCCAGAAGGACGGCACCTATTCGGTGGTGCCGCGCATGTGGGGCGGGGTCACCTCATCGAAGGAGCTGCGCGCGATTGCCGATGTCGTCGACAAATACGAGATCCCGACCGTCAAATGCACCGGCGGCCAGCGCATCGACATGCTGGGCGTGAAGAAGGAGGACCTGCCGGCGGTCTGGGCCGATCTCGGCAAGGCGGGCTTCGTCTCGGGCCAGGCCTATGCCAAGGGCTTGCGCACGGTGAAGACCTGCGTCGGCAGCGACTGGTGCCGGTTCGGGACCCAGGATTCCACCGGGCTCGGCATTCGGCTCGAAAAGTTCATGTGGGGCTCGTGGACGCCGGCCAAGCTGAAGCTTGCCGTTTCGGGCTGTCCGCGCAACTGCGCCGAGGCGACCTGCAAGGATATCGGCGTGATCTGCGTCGATAGTGGCTTCGAAATCCATTTCGCCGGCGCCGCCGGGCTGGAAATCCGGGGCACGGAAGTGCTCGGCATGGTCAAGACCGAGGACGAGGCGCTGGAGCACATCGTGGCGCTCACCCAGATGTATCGCGAGCAGGGCCGCTATCTGGAGCGCATCTACAAATGGGCAAAACGCATCGGCTATGACGAGGTCCGCGCCCAGATCATGGACGATGCGGACAAGCGCAAGGCCTATTTCGAGCGCTTCGTCGAAAGCCAGAAATATGCCCAGGTCGACCCGTGGTCGGAGCGCGTCTCCGGCAAGGACAAGCACGAATTCAAGCCGATGGCCGTGGTCGGGCAGACCGAGCCGGCGGAGTGA
- a CDS encoding ABC transporter ATP-binding protein, which yields MMSTILQLKDVNKGFGEGLKRHDVLADISLDVKEGEFIAILGFSGAGKSTLMSMLAGLDKPDSGEILFRGVPVEGPSPKRGIVFQNYALMPWLSVEANVRLAVDAVHRQKPAKERAALVDWYVAMVGLKHARDRKPSELSGGMRQRVSVARALAMQPDLLLLDEPLSALDALTRAKLQDELADISQKEKKTIILVTNDVDEAILLADRIVPLTPGPNATFGPSFDVNIARPRERAAMNSDPDFIRLRSAVTEYLMDVGVSAKPETARVETLPNVVPISLKSTSKPLPAAYREKAQSPIESGYVEFSNVTKIYPTPKGPLTVVEGFDLKMKKGEFISIIGHSGCGKSTVLSMAAGLNPINAGGIILDGREISGAGPDRAVVFQAPSLMPWLTARENVALGVDRVYPKASPAERRDVVGYYLERVGLGDAMNRAAADMSNGMKQRVGIARAFALSPKLLLLDEPFGMLDSLTRWELQEVLMEVWSRTKVTAICVTHDVDEAILLADRVVMMSNGPNARIGNIMEVDLPRPRSRKALLDHPDYYAYREELLEFLEAYEGGASPAEEQLAAIRQKRDQRISRQTCNKRVAAE from the coding sequence ATGATGTCGACCATTCTTCAGCTCAAGGATGTCAACAAGGGTTTCGGCGAAGGCCTGAAGCGCCATGACGTCCTCGCCGACATCTCGCTCGATGTCAAAGAGGGCGAATTCATCGCGATCCTCGGCTTTTCCGGCGCGGGCAAGTCGACGCTGATGTCGATGCTCGCCGGTCTCGATAAGCCGGACAGCGGCGAAATCCTGTTTCGTGGCGTACCGGTCGAAGGCCCGTCGCCGAAGCGCGGCATCGTGTTCCAGAATTATGCGCTGATGCCCTGGCTTTCGGTGGAGGCCAATGTGCGACTTGCCGTCGACGCCGTGCATAGGCAAAAGCCGGCGAAGGAGCGGGCCGCACTCGTCGACTGGTATGTGGCGATGGTGGGCCTGAAACACGCCCGCGACCGCAAGCCGTCGGAACTGTCGGGCGGTATGCGCCAGCGCGTTTCGGTCGCCCGTGCGCTCGCCATGCAGCCGGACCTGCTGCTGCTCGACGAGCCGCTGTCCGCACTTGATGCGCTGACCCGCGCCAAGCTGCAGGACGAGCTCGCCGATATCTCGCAGAAAGAGAAGAAGACCATCATTCTCGTCACCAATGATGTCGACGAGGCCATTCTTCTGGCAGACCGGATCGTGCCGCTGACGCCCGGCCCCAACGCCACTTTCGGTCCCTCCTTCGATGTGAACATTGCCCGGCCGCGCGAGCGCGCGGCGATGAATTCCGACCCGGATTTCATCCGGCTACGCTCGGCTGTCACCGAATATCTGATGGATGTCGGCGTTAGCGCCAAGCCTGAAACCGCGCGGGTGGAAACGCTACCCAATGTCGTTCCGATTTCGCTCAAATCGACCTCGAAGCCGCTGCCGGCGGCCTATCGCGAAAAGGCGCAGTCGCCCATCGAGAGCGGCTATGTGGAATTCTCCAACGTCACCAAGATCTATCCGACGCCCAAGGGGCCGCTGACCGTCGTCGAGGGCTTCGACCTGAAGATGAAGAAGGGCGAGTTCATTTCCATCATCGGCCACTCCGGCTGCGGAAAGTCGACTGTGCTGTCGATGGCGGCGGGGCTGAACCCGATCAATGCCGGGGGCATTATTCTCGATGGCCGCGAGATCTCCGGCGCCGGGCCGGATCGTGCCGTGGTGTTTCAGGCCCCCTCGCTGATGCCTTGGCTGACGGCCCGCGAGAATGTCGCGCTCGGCGTTGACCGGGTCTATCCCAAGGCAAGCCCCGCCGAACGTCGCGATGTCGTCGGATACTATCTCGAGCGCGTCGGTCTTGGCGATGCGATGAACCGTGCGGCGGCCGACATGTCGAACGGCATGAAGCAACGCGTCGGCATTGCCCGCGCCTTCGCGCTGTCGCCTAAGCTGCTGCTGCTCGACGAGCCATTCGGCATGCTCGACAGCCTGACCCGCTGGGAGCTGCAGGAGGTGCTGATGGAAGTCTGGTCGCGCACCAAGGTCACCGCCATCTGCGTGACCCATGATGTCGATGAGGCAATTCTCTTGGCCGACCGGGTGGTGATGATGTCGAACGGGCCGAATGCCCGCATCGGCAATATCATGGAGGTCGACCTGCCGCGCCCGCGCTCTCGGAAAGCGCTGCTCGACCACCCGGATTATTACGCCTACCGCGAAGAACTGCTGGAATTTCTCGAAGCCTATGAAGGCGGGGCCTCGCCCGCCGAGGAACAGCTTGCCGCCATCAGGCAGAAGCGCGACCAGCGCATCAGCCGGCAGACCTGCAACAAACGCGTCGCAGCGGAGTAG
- a CDS encoding ABC transporter permease translates to MTIATEMMDPEIAVRRERRIARINRAGKVLAPFGLGFVVPLMKLAAGDTPSEQWADLKQMLLVPLIGILAFLAAWAFLAPKVHTSLGAIPGPAAVFQQAEVLMDDHFAERQKAEEFYARQDERNQMLIAEGYADRVKVRPYTGKPTYFDQIWTSLLTVALGFFIGTVIAVPVGIACGLSKTFEGAINPLIQLFKPVSPLAWLPIVTMVVAALYESQNDLLPKSMVISAITVTLCSIWPTIINTALGVASIDRDLVNVGKVLQLSTWTTIRKLVLPSSLPLIFTGMRLSLGVGWMVLIAAEMLAQNPGLGKFVWDEFQNGSSDSLARIIVAVITIGLIGFFLDRVMFALQTAFTYSANR, encoded by the coding sequence ATGACCATTGCCACAGAAATGATGGACCCCGAAATCGCCGTCCGCCGTGAACGGCGCATCGCCCGGATCAACCGGGCGGGCAAGGTGCTCGCGCCCTTCGGCCTCGGCTTCGTCGTGCCGCTTATGAAGCTGGCCGCCGGCGATACCCCGTCCGAGCAATGGGCGGATTTGAAACAGATGCTGCTCGTTCCTCTGATCGGCATCCTCGCTTTTCTGGCGGCCTGGGCATTCCTGGCGCCGAAGGTCCATACCTCGCTCGGCGCGATCCCCGGCCCGGCGGCGGTGTTCCAGCAGGCCGAGGTGCTGATGGACGATCATTTCGCCGAACGGCAGAAGGCCGAGGAATTTTACGCCCGGCAGGATGAGCGCAACCAGATGTTGATCGCCGAAGGCTATGCCGACCGGGTGAAGGTGCGGCCCTATACCGGCAAGCCGACCTATTTCGACCAGATCTGGACCTCGCTGCTGACGGTCGCGCTCGGTTTCTTCATCGGCACGGTGATTGCCGTTCCGGTGGGCATCGCCTGCGGGTTGTCGAAGACCTTCGAGGGCGCGATCAATCCGCTGATCCAGCTGTTCAAGCCGGTCTCGCCGCTCGCCTGGTTGCCGATCGTGACCATGGTGGTGGCCGCGCTTTACGAAAGCCAGAACGACCTTCTGCCGAAGTCGATGGTGATCTCGGCGATCACGGTGACGCTCTGTTCCATCTGGCCGACGATCATCAACACGGCCCTTGGCGTTGCCTCGATCGACCGCGATCTCGTCAATGTCGGCAAGGTGCTGCAGCTTTCCACCTGGACCACGATCCGCAAGCTGGTGCTGCCGTCCTCGCTGCCGCTGATTTTCACCGGCATGCGGCTTTCGCTCGGTGTGGGCTGGATGGTGCTGATCGCCGCGGAAATGCTGGCTCAGAACCCCGGCCTCGGCAAATTCGTCTGGGACGAGTTCCAGAACGGCTCCTCGGATTCGCTTGCCCGCATCATCGTCGCGGTGATCACCATCGGCCTGATCGGCTTCTTCCTCGACCGGGTGATGTTCGCGCTGCAGACCGCCTTCACCTATTCGGCGAACCGCTAA
- a CDS encoding CmpA/NrtA family ABC transporter substrate-binding protein, which produces MRHFLCSATMLCSLTFAVTAAHAEMLFPEKDELTIGFIKLTDMAPLAIAKEMHFFEDEGLYVTLEAQANWKVLLDRVITGELDGAHMLAGQPLAATIGYGTEAHIVTPFSMDLNGNAITVSNAVWDRMKENIPVGPDGKPEHPIKADALKPVVEAYKAEGKPFKMGMVFPVSTHNYELRYWLAAGGINPGYYSPGDISGQIQADALLSVTPPPQMPATMEAGTIDGYCVGEPWNQAAVFKGIGVPVVTDYDIWKNNPEKVFGLTEEFTQKYPQTTLGLTKALIRAAMWLDENDNANREEAVEILSRPEYVGADAEVIANSMTGTFEYEKGDTRPAADFNVFFRHYATYPYYSDAVWYLTQMRRWGQIAEPQEDGWYDEVARSVYLPDIYLEAARQLIDEGHATEADFPFDTDGYKPATNEFIDGVTYDGRHPNAYLESFPIGLKGDEVIDGNKIAGR; this is translated from the coding sequence ATGCGCCATTTCCTTTGCTCTGCCACCATGCTCTGTTCGCTGACCTTCGCGGTCACGGCCGCCCATGCCGAAATGCTGTTTCCGGAAAAGGACGAACTGACCATCGGCTTCATCAAGCTGACCGACATGGCGCCGCTGGCGATCGCCAAGGAGATGCATTTCTTCGAGGATGAGGGGCTTTATGTCACGCTCGAGGCGCAGGCGAACTGGAAGGTGCTGCTCGACCGGGTGATCACCGGCGAACTGGACGGTGCCCACATGCTGGCCGGCCAGCCGCTGGCGGCCACCATCGGCTATGGCACCGAGGCGCATATCGTCACCCCGTTCTCGATGGACCTCAACGGCAATGCGATCACGGTGTCGAACGCGGTCTGGGACCGGATGAAGGAAAATATTCCTGTCGGCCCGGATGGCAAGCCCGAACATCCGATCAAGGCCGATGCGCTGAAGCCGGTTGTCGAGGCCTACAAGGCCGAGGGCAAACCGTTCAAGATGGGCATGGTCTTCCCGGTCTCCACCCATAATTACGAGCTGCGCTACTGGCTGGCGGCCGGCGGCATCAATCCCGGCTATTATTCGCCCGGCGATATCTCCGGCCAGATTCAGGCCGATGCTCTGCTCTCCGTCACCCCGCCGCCGCAGATGCCGGCGACGATGGAAGCCGGAACGATCGACGGTTACTGCGTCGGCGAACCCTGGAACCAGGCGGCCGTGTTCAAGGGCATCGGCGTACCGGTCGTCACCGACTACGATATCTGGAAGAACAACCCGGAAAAGGTCTTCGGCCTGACCGAGGAATTCACGCAGAAATACCCGCAGACGACGCTGGGGCTGACCAAGGCGCTGATCCGCGCGGCCATGTGGCTGGACGAGAACGACAATGCCAATCGCGAGGAGGCCGTCGAGATCCTGTCGCGGCCGGAATATGTCGGGGCCGATGCCGAGGTGATCGCCAACTCGATGACCGGCACGTTTGAGTATGAGAAGGGCGACACGCGTCCGGCTGCGGACTTCAATGTCTTCTTCCGCCACTACGCCACTTATCCCTATTATTCCGATGCCGTCTGGTATCTCACCCAGATGCGCCGCTGGGGCCAGATCGCCGAGCCGCAGGAAGACGGCTGGTATGACGAGGTCGCCCGCTCGGTCTATCTGCCGGATATCTATCTGGAGGCCGCCCGTCAGCTGATCGACGAAGGCCACGCCACCGAAGCGGATTTCCCGTTCGACACCGACGGCTACAAGCCCGCGACAAACGAGTTCATCGACGGCGTGACCTATGACGGCCGCCATCCGAACGCCTATCTCGAAAGCTTCCCCATCGGCCTGAAGGGCGATGAAGTGATCGACGGCAACAAGATTGCCGGACGCTGA